One stretch of Bombus pascuorum chromosome 14, iyBomPasc1.1, whole genome shotgun sequence DNA includes these proteins:
- the LOC132914114 gene encoding sister chromatid cohesion protein PDS5 homolog B isoform X3, translating to MSEIVYPQGCRSVTEDLGPDELIRRLKTLAHTLQAMGQDEGMYQQYIPLALHLAEEHFLMHQSKDVQLLIACCIADVLRVYAPEAPYKDAEQVKTIFLFLIKQLAGLKDPKDPAFKRYFYLLENLAYVKSFNMCFELEDCQEIFCALFSLMFRIVNDEHSGKVKSFMLDVLCPLITESDIVSNELLDIILMNIVEPNKTQKKNAYLLAKELVIKCSDTLEPYIQAFFNHVLILGKEEKSLQICKKVYDLIYELNHICPSVLLSVLPQLECKLKSSSESERLGAVALLARMFSEKGSQLAVQHTQLWRAFLGRFNDISVSIRIKCVQYSMHFLLNHPELRKDITDTLKLRQHDADESVRYEVVMAIVTTARRDFEVVSDSEDLLEFVKERTLDKKFKIRKEAMAGLAMIYKKHLNDADVPQATKKAVTWIKDKILHGYYMAGMEDRLLVERLLNTCLVPYQLPAGERMKKLYHLLGTIDDHASKAFVELQKHQLAVRRAVVEWLEIVKKPDAMVELVAKIHQISRFLPDPMKVQEFIQKFSAHMRKDSALLQGMETIVQPNVSCKECADTISMVLKKLGQPVMTNLYYNTIKMLLERVSSVMIDEEAIRVLIGYVLDCLKGGNVIEEVGLNPNNAGEKGLRLLVMLSFVFGPHFLHNDILMQLVHLLELEDEMVAPLVLSIFTFLGKYKPLCDVAPDIMNLMVPICKNFAETGTPKQAKQAVRCLFVNMTNIHDTIFPEIIERIKNSLTPTSEYYRTSIVTLGHIAYNLPEKYQVQIKNMVSRKIVKELLVKESSEQTADTIEGDWCREDQLPEETRCRLEGLKCMARWLLGLKTDVLSAQKTFRMLNAFVVNKGDLLQQGRLSKAEMSWLRLQAGCSMLKICEQKGVGDQFTAEQFYNLSQLMVDEVPQVREAFGSKLHKGLGRGIPNKCLPLDFMGYYALAGKEQDKRLKCVLKTYMQTDINKRRDYVKTLSLGTVERAMGKKLNSQLPHILPDYMLVFAVPILAHDPEFTSHLMVNQLKVIQQCLWFILEPLITKNEYYCYGFYKNLIERMKSHKDALKPEDNNMNYKLWAVCDLAMNVIYTKTTNFDMKEFPSETRIPTMYFKRADELLTNTRNYLPAEMQINMSSPKGKGSLHNTHSVSERPQRRAKSKQQKEVGIGPNETDARPAEASETRIQLPGLEEEIEEPPAKRALRESDKVNK from the exons ATGTCAGAAATAGTTTACCCGCAAGGGTGCAGATCTGTCACAGAAGATCTGGGTCCAGATGAACTTATTAGGAGATTAAAG aCATTAGCTCATACATTACAAGCAATGGGTCAAGATGAAGGAATGTATCAACAATATATACCACTTGCATTACATTTGGCAgaagaacattttttaatgcaTCAGAGTAAAGATGTACAACTTTTGATTGCATGTTGTATTGCTGATGTTTTGAGGGTTTATGCTCCAGAAGCTCCATATAAAGATGCAGAGCAG GTTAAAACAATATTCTTGTTTCTGATTAAACAATTAGCTGGACTAAAAGATCCAAAAGATCCTgcttttaaaagatatttctatcTTCTGGAAAATTTAGCATATGTGAAATCATTTAATATGTGTTTTGAACTAGAGGACTGCCAAGAAATCTTTTGTGCACTATTTTCTCTTATGTTTAGGATAGTAAA CGATGAACATTCTGGGAAAGTCAAAAGCTTTATGCTAGATGTATTATGTCCACTTATTACAGAATCAGACATTGTTAGCAATGAACTTCTAGATATCATACTTATGAACATTGTAGAACCAAACAAAacacaaaagaaaaatgcgTATTTACTTGCGAAAGAACTAGTGATTAAATGTAGTGATACATTAGAACCATACATTCAAGCA ttCTTCAACCATGTATTGATCTTGGGCAAAGAGGAGAAGAGCTTACAAATTTGCAAGAAAGTGTATGATTTAATTTATGAGTTGAATCACATATGCCCAAGCGTCTTGCTGTCCGTCCTACCACAATTAGAATGTAAACTAAAATCTTCCTCTGAATCCGAAAGATTGGGTGCTGTAGCATTATTAGCAAGAATGTTCTCTGAGAAAGGATCTCAGTTAGCTGTGCAACACACACAATTGTGGCGTGCATTTTTAGGAAGATTTAATGACATCAGTGTATCAATTCGTATCAAATGTGTGCAGTATTCaatgcattttttattaaaccatCCTGAACTGAGAAAGGATATTACTGATACGTTAAAGTTAAGACAACATGATGCAGATGAAAGTGTACGATATGAAGTTGTTATGGCTATAGTGACTACTGCTAGAAGGGATTTTGAAGTGGTATCAGACAGTGAAGATTTATTAGAATTTGTTAAAGAAAGAACATTAGATAAAAag tTTAAAATCAGGAAAGAAGCAATGGCAGGATTAGCAATGATATATAAGAAACATTTGAATGATGCAGATGTACCGCAAGCTACGAAAAAGGCTGTTACTtggataaaagataaaatattacatggTTATTATATGGCAGGAATGGAAGATAGATTACTAGTAGAAAGATTACTAAACACTTGTTTGGTACCTTACCAACTACCAGCTGgcgaaagaatgaaaaagttGTATCATTTATTAGGTACAATTGATGATCATGCATCTAAAGCATTTGTAGAATTACAAAAGCATCAGCTTGC tgTACGAAGAGCAGTGGTTGAATGgttagaaattgtaaaaaagcCAGATGCCATGGTTGAACTTGTAGCTAAGATTCATCAGATATCTCGCTTTCTACCAGATCCTATGAAAGTTCAAGAATTTATACAAAAGTTCAGTGCTCACATGAGAAAAGACTCGGCCTTATTacaaggaatggaaacaataGTTCAACCAAATGTTTCTTGTAAAGAGTGTGCAGATACAATAAGTATGGTTCTTAAAAAATTGGGTCAACCTGTCATGACGAATTTGTATTACAACACAATAAAAATGCTATTGGAAAGAGTCAGTTCTGTAATGATCGATGAAGAAGCAATTAGG GTTTTAATCGGATATGTATTAGATTGCTTAAAAGGTGGCAATGTAATAGAAGAAGTTGGACTTAATCCGAACAATGCAGGTGAAAAGGGTTTAAGGTTACTCGTG ATGCTTTCATTTGTGTTTGGTCCACATTTTCTTCATAATGATATTTTGATGCAACTTGTCCATCTTTTGGAATTGGAAGATGAAATGGTAGCACCGTTGGTTCTTtcgatttttacatttttaggGAAATATAAACCTTTATGTGATGTTGCACCGGATATTATGAACCTTATGGTTccaatatgtaaaaattttgcAGAAACGGGAACACCAAAACAAGCAAAACAAGCTGTCAGGtgtttatttgttaatatgaCCAATATTCATGATACTATTTTCCctgaaattattgaaagaattaaaaatagtcTTACACCAACTTCAGAATATTATCGAACATCTATAGTTACATTAGGTCACATAGCTTATAATTTACCAGAAAAGTATCaagtacaaataaaaaatatggtGTCTAGGAAG ATAGTCAAGGAGTTATTAGTGAAAGAAAGCAGTGAACAAACTGCTGATACCATTGAGGGAGACTGGTGCAGGGAAGATCAATTACCTGAAGAAACGCGTTGTAGATTAGAAGGATTGAAGTGCATGGCACGCTGGTTACTAGGATTGAAGACTGATGTGCTCTCTGCGCAAAAAACGTTTAGAATGCTGAATGCATTTGTAGTAAACAAAGGAGATCTTTTGCAGCAGGGTCGTTTAAGTAAAGCAGAAATGAGTTGGTTGCGCTTACAAGCTGGTTGTTCAATGCTGAAGATTTGCGAACAAAAAGGTGTTGGTGATCAATTTACAGCAGAACAATTCTATAATTTATCCCAGCTCATGGTG GATGAAGTTCCACAAGTGAGGGAAGCTTTTGGTAGCAAATTACATAAAGGACTTGGAAGAGGAATTCCAAACAAGTGTTTGCCACTAGACTTTATGGGTTATTATGCGCTTGCTGGCAAAGAGCAggataaaagattaaaatgtGTTTTAAAAACTTATATGCAAactgatataaataaaaggagAGATTATGTTAAGACATTGTCATTGGGTACAGTGGAACGGGCCATGGGTAAGAAACTAAATA gTCAACTGCCTCACATTCTTCCTGATTATATGCTAGTATTTGCAGTCCCTATTCTTGCACATGATCCTGAATTTACAAGTCATTTGATGGTTAATCAGTTGAAAGTGATACAACAATGTTTGTGGTTTATATTAGAACCCCTTATAacgaaaaatgaatattattgttatggtttttataaaaatctcatAGAACGAATGAAGAGTCATAAGGATGCTTTAAAACCTGAGgataataatatgaattat AAATTGTGGGCTGTTTGCGATTTGGCTATGAATGTGATATATACAAAAACGACAAATTTCGATATGAAAGAATTTCCAAGTGAAACACGAATTCCCACCATGTACTTCAAACGAGCGGATGAATTGCTGACTAACACTAGGAATTACTTACCTGCTGAAATGCAGATAAACATGTCGAGTCCTAAAGGAAAGGGTTCTCTTCATAATACACATTCTGTCAGTGAAAGACCACAACGTAGGGCTAAATCCAAACAACAGAAGGAAGTGGGCATTGGGCCGAACGAAACTGATGCAAGG CCAGCGGAAGCATCGGAAACTAGAATTCAATTACCTGGTTTAGaggaagaa ATTGAAGAACCACCAGCAAAGAGGGCATTAAGAGAATCAgacaaagtaaataaataa
- the LOC132914114 gene encoding sister chromatid cohesion protein PDS5 homolog B-B isoform X1, whose protein sequence is MSEIVYPQGCRSVTEDLGPDELIRRLKTLAHTLQAMGQDEGMYQQYIPLALHLAEEHFLMHQSKDVQLLIACCIADVLRVYAPEAPYKDAEQVKTIFLFLIKQLAGLKDPKDPAFKRYFYLLENLAYVKSFNMCFELEDCQEIFCALFSLMFRIVNDEHSGKVKSFMLDVLCPLITESDIVSNELLDIILMNIVEPNKTQKKNAYLLAKELVIKCSDTLEPYIQAFFNHVLILGKEEKSLQICKKVYDLIYELNHICPSVLLSVLPQLECKLKSSSESERLGAVALLARMFSEKGSQLAVQHTQLWRAFLGRFNDISVSIRIKCVQYSMHFLLNHPELRKDITDTLKLRQHDADESVRYEVVMAIVTTARRDFEVVSDSEDLLEFVKERTLDKKFKIRKEAMAGLAMIYKKHLNDADVPQATKKAVTWIKDKILHGYYMAGMEDRLLVERLLNTCLVPYQLPAGERMKKLYHLLGTIDDHASKAFVELQKHQLAVRRAVVEWLEIVKKPDAMVELVAKIHQISRFLPDPMKVQEFIQKFSAHMRKDSALLQGMETIVQPNVSCKECADTISMVLKKLGQPVMTNLYYNTIKMLLERVSSVMIDEEAIRVLIGYVLDCLKGGNVIEEVGLNPNNAGEKGLRLLVMLSFVFGPHFLHNDILMQLVHLLELEDEMVAPLVLSIFTFLGKYKPLCDVAPDIMNLMVPICKNFAETGTPKQAKQAVRCLFVNMTNIHDTIFPEIIERIKNSLTPTSEYYRTSIVTLGHIAYNLPEKYQVQIKNMVSRKIVKELLVKESSEQTADTIEGDWCREDQLPEETRCRLEGLKCMARWLLGLKTDVLSAQKTFRMLNAFVVNKGDLLQQGRLSKAEMSWLRLQAGCSMLKICEQKGVGDQFTAEQFYNLSQLMVDEVPQVREAFGSKLHKGLGRGIPNKCLPLDFMGYYALAGKEQDKRLKCVLKTYMQTDINKRRDYVKTLSLGTVERAMGKKLNSQLPHILPDYMLVFAVPILAHDPEFTSHLMVNQLKVIQQCLWFILEPLITKNEYYCYGFYKNLIERMKSHKDALKPEDNNMNYKLWAVCDLAMNVIYTKTTNFDMKEFPSETRIPTMYFKRADELLTNTRNYLPAEMQINMSSPKGKGSLHNTHSVSERPQRRAKSKQQKEVGIGPNETDARLQIGEVECIDAQPAEASETRIQLPGLEEEIEEPPAKRALRESDKVNK, encoded by the exons ATGTCAGAAATAGTTTACCCGCAAGGGTGCAGATCTGTCACAGAAGATCTGGGTCCAGATGAACTTATTAGGAGATTAAAG aCATTAGCTCATACATTACAAGCAATGGGTCAAGATGAAGGAATGTATCAACAATATATACCACTTGCATTACATTTGGCAgaagaacattttttaatgcaTCAGAGTAAAGATGTACAACTTTTGATTGCATGTTGTATTGCTGATGTTTTGAGGGTTTATGCTCCAGAAGCTCCATATAAAGATGCAGAGCAG GTTAAAACAATATTCTTGTTTCTGATTAAACAATTAGCTGGACTAAAAGATCCAAAAGATCCTgcttttaaaagatatttctatcTTCTGGAAAATTTAGCATATGTGAAATCATTTAATATGTGTTTTGAACTAGAGGACTGCCAAGAAATCTTTTGTGCACTATTTTCTCTTATGTTTAGGATAGTAAA CGATGAACATTCTGGGAAAGTCAAAAGCTTTATGCTAGATGTATTATGTCCACTTATTACAGAATCAGACATTGTTAGCAATGAACTTCTAGATATCATACTTATGAACATTGTAGAACCAAACAAAacacaaaagaaaaatgcgTATTTACTTGCGAAAGAACTAGTGATTAAATGTAGTGATACATTAGAACCATACATTCAAGCA ttCTTCAACCATGTATTGATCTTGGGCAAAGAGGAGAAGAGCTTACAAATTTGCAAGAAAGTGTATGATTTAATTTATGAGTTGAATCACATATGCCCAAGCGTCTTGCTGTCCGTCCTACCACAATTAGAATGTAAACTAAAATCTTCCTCTGAATCCGAAAGATTGGGTGCTGTAGCATTATTAGCAAGAATGTTCTCTGAGAAAGGATCTCAGTTAGCTGTGCAACACACACAATTGTGGCGTGCATTTTTAGGAAGATTTAATGACATCAGTGTATCAATTCGTATCAAATGTGTGCAGTATTCaatgcattttttattaaaccatCCTGAACTGAGAAAGGATATTACTGATACGTTAAAGTTAAGACAACATGATGCAGATGAAAGTGTACGATATGAAGTTGTTATGGCTATAGTGACTACTGCTAGAAGGGATTTTGAAGTGGTATCAGACAGTGAAGATTTATTAGAATTTGTTAAAGAAAGAACATTAGATAAAAag tTTAAAATCAGGAAAGAAGCAATGGCAGGATTAGCAATGATATATAAGAAACATTTGAATGATGCAGATGTACCGCAAGCTACGAAAAAGGCTGTTACTtggataaaagataaaatattacatggTTATTATATGGCAGGAATGGAAGATAGATTACTAGTAGAAAGATTACTAAACACTTGTTTGGTACCTTACCAACTACCAGCTGgcgaaagaatgaaaaagttGTATCATTTATTAGGTACAATTGATGATCATGCATCTAAAGCATTTGTAGAATTACAAAAGCATCAGCTTGC tgTACGAAGAGCAGTGGTTGAATGgttagaaattgtaaaaaagcCAGATGCCATGGTTGAACTTGTAGCTAAGATTCATCAGATATCTCGCTTTCTACCAGATCCTATGAAAGTTCAAGAATTTATACAAAAGTTCAGTGCTCACATGAGAAAAGACTCGGCCTTATTacaaggaatggaaacaataGTTCAACCAAATGTTTCTTGTAAAGAGTGTGCAGATACAATAAGTATGGTTCTTAAAAAATTGGGTCAACCTGTCATGACGAATTTGTATTACAACACAATAAAAATGCTATTGGAAAGAGTCAGTTCTGTAATGATCGATGAAGAAGCAATTAGG GTTTTAATCGGATATGTATTAGATTGCTTAAAAGGTGGCAATGTAATAGAAGAAGTTGGACTTAATCCGAACAATGCAGGTGAAAAGGGTTTAAGGTTACTCGTG ATGCTTTCATTTGTGTTTGGTCCACATTTTCTTCATAATGATATTTTGATGCAACTTGTCCATCTTTTGGAATTGGAAGATGAAATGGTAGCACCGTTGGTTCTTtcgatttttacatttttaggGAAATATAAACCTTTATGTGATGTTGCACCGGATATTATGAACCTTATGGTTccaatatgtaaaaattttgcAGAAACGGGAACACCAAAACAAGCAAAACAAGCTGTCAGGtgtttatttgttaatatgaCCAATATTCATGATACTATTTTCCctgaaattattgaaagaattaaaaatagtcTTACACCAACTTCAGAATATTATCGAACATCTATAGTTACATTAGGTCACATAGCTTATAATTTACCAGAAAAGTATCaagtacaaataaaaaatatggtGTCTAGGAAG ATAGTCAAGGAGTTATTAGTGAAAGAAAGCAGTGAACAAACTGCTGATACCATTGAGGGAGACTGGTGCAGGGAAGATCAATTACCTGAAGAAACGCGTTGTAGATTAGAAGGATTGAAGTGCATGGCACGCTGGTTACTAGGATTGAAGACTGATGTGCTCTCTGCGCAAAAAACGTTTAGAATGCTGAATGCATTTGTAGTAAACAAAGGAGATCTTTTGCAGCAGGGTCGTTTAAGTAAAGCAGAAATGAGTTGGTTGCGCTTACAAGCTGGTTGTTCAATGCTGAAGATTTGCGAACAAAAAGGTGTTGGTGATCAATTTACAGCAGAACAATTCTATAATTTATCCCAGCTCATGGTG GATGAAGTTCCACAAGTGAGGGAAGCTTTTGGTAGCAAATTACATAAAGGACTTGGAAGAGGAATTCCAAACAAGTGTTTGCCACTAGACTTTATGGGTTATTATGCGCTTGCTGGCAAAGAGCAggataaaagattaaaatgtGTTTTAAAAACTTATATGCAAactgatataaataaaaggagAGATTATGTTAAGACATTGTCATTGGGTACAGTGGAACGGGCCATGGGTAAGAAACTAAATA gTCAACTGCCTCACATTCTTCCTGATTATATGCTAGTATTTGCAGTCCCTATTCTTGCACATGATCCTGAATTTACAAGTCATTTGATGGTTAATCAGTTGAAAGTGATACAACAATGTTTGTGGTTTATATTAGAACCCCTTATAacgaaaaatgaatattattgttatggtttttataaaaatctcatAGAACGAATGAAGAGTCATAAGGATGCTTTAAAACCTGAGgataataatatgaattat AAATTGTGGGCTGTTTGCGATTTGGCTATGAATGTGATATATACAAAAACGACAAATTTCGATATGAAAGAATTTCCAAGTGAAACACGAATTCCCACCATGTACTTCAAACGAGCGGATGAATTGCTGACTAACACTAGGAATTACTTACCTGCTGAAATGCAGATAAACATGTCGAGTCCTAAAGGAAAGGGTTCTCTTCATAATACACATTCTGTCAGTGAAAGACCACAACGTAGGGCTAAATCCAAACAACAGAAGGAAGTGGGCATTGGGCCGAACGAAACTGATGCAAGG CTGCAAATTGGAGAAGTGGAATGTATTGATGCGcag CCAGCGGAAGCATCGGAAACTAGAATTCAATTACCTGGTTTAGaggaagaa ATTGAAGAACCACCAGCAAAGAGGGCATTAAGAGAATCAgacaaagtaaataaataa
- the LOC132914114 gene encoding sister chromatid cohesion protein PDS5 homolog B isoform X2 yields the protein MSEIVYPQGCRSVTEDLGPDELIRRLKTLAHTLQAMGQDEGMYQQYIPLALHLAEEHFLMHQSKDVQLLIACCIADVLRVYAPEAPYKDAEQVKTIFLFLIKQLAGLKDPKDPAFKRYFYLLENLAYVKSFNMCFELEDCQEIFCALFSLMFRIVNDEHSGKVKSFMLDVLCPLITESDIVSNELLDIILMNIVEPNKTQKKNAYLLAKELVIKCSDTLEPYIQAFFNHVLILGKEEKSLQICKKVYDLIYELNHICPSVLLSVLPQLECKLKSSSESERLGAVALLARMFSEKGSQLAVQHTQLWRAFLGRFNDISVSIRIKCVQYSMHFLLNHPELRKDITDTLKLRQHDADESVRYEVVMAIVTTARRDFEVVSDSEDLLEFVKERTLDKKFKIRKEAMAGLAMIYKKHLNDADVPQATKKAVTWIKDKILHGYYMAGMEDRLLVERLLNTCLVPYQLPAGERMKKLYHLLGTIDDHASKAFVELQKHQLAVRRAVVEWLEIVKKPDAMVELVAKIHQISRFLPDPMKVQEFIQKFSAHMRKDSALLQGMETIVQPNVSCKECADTISMVLKKLGQPVMTNLYYNTIKMLLERVSSVMIDEEAIRVLIGYVLDCLKGGNVIEEVGLNPNNAGEKGLRLLVMLSFVFGPHFLHNDILMQLVHLLELEDEMVAPLVLSIFTFLGKYKPLCDVAPDIMNLMVPICKNFAETGTPKQAKQAVRCLFVNMTNIHDTIFPEIIERIKNSLTPTSEYYRTSIVTLGHIAYNLPEKYQVQIKNMVSRKIVKELLVKESSEQTADTIEGDWCREDQLPEETRCRLEGLKCMARWLLGLKTDVLSAQKTFRMLNAFVVNKGDLLQQGRLSKAEMSWLRLQAGCSMLKICEQKGVGDQFTAEQFYNLSQLMVDEVPQVREAFGSKLHKGLGRGIPNKCLPLDFMGYYALAGKEQDKRLKCVLKTYMQTDINKRRDYVKTLSLGTVERAMGQLPHILPDYMLVFAVPILAHDPEFTSHLMVNQLKVIQQCLWFILEPLITKNEYYCYGFYKNLIERMKSHKDALKPEDNNMNYKLWAVCDLAMNVIYTKTTNFDMKEFPSETRIPTMYFKRADELLTNTRNYLPAEMQINMSSPKGKGSLHNTHSVSERPQRRAKSKQQKEVGIGPNETDARLQIGEVECIDAQPAEASETRIQLPGLEEEIEEPPAKRALRESDKVNK from the exons ATGTCAGAAATAGTTTACCCGCAAGGGTGCAGATCTGTCACAGAAGATCTGGGTCCAGATGAACTTATTAGGAGATTAAAG aCATTAGCTCATACATTACAAGCAATGGGTCAAGATGAAGGAATGTATCAACAATATATACCACTTGCATTACATTTGGCAgaagaacattttttaatgcaTCAGAGTAAAGATGTACAACTTTTGATTGCATGTTGTATTGCTGATGTTTTGAGGGTTTATGCTCCAGAAGCTCCATATAAAGATGCAGAGCAG GTTAAAACAATATTCTTGTTTCTGATTAAACAATTAGCTGGACTAAAAGATCCAAAAGATCCTgcttttaaaagatatttctatcTTCTGGAAAATTTAGCATATGTGAAATCATTTAATATGTGTTTTGAACTAGAGGACTGCCAAGAAATCTTTTGTGCACTATTTTCTCTTATGTTTAGGATAGTAAA CGATGAACATTCTGGGAAAGTCAAAAGCTTTATGCTAGATGTATTATGTCCACTTATTACAGAATCAGACATTGTTAGCAATGAACTTCTAGATATCATACTTATGAACATTGTAGAACCAAACAAAacacaaaagaaaaatgcgTATTTACTTGCGAAAGAACTAGTGATTAAATGTAGTGATACATTAGAACCATACATTCAAGCA ttCTTCAACCATGTATTGATCTTGGGCAAAGAGGAGAAGAGCTTACAAATTTGCAAGAAAGTGTATGATTTAATTTATGAGTTGAATCACATATGCCCAAGCGTCTTGCTGTCCGTCCTACCACAATTAGAATGTAAACTAAAATCTTCCTCTGAATCCGAAAGATTGGGTGCTGTAGCATTATTAGCAAGAATGTTCTCTGAGAAAGGATCTCAGTTAGCTGTGCAACACACACAATTGTGGCGTGCATTTTTAGGAAGATTTAATGACATCAGTGTATCAATTCGTATCAAATGTGTGCAGTATTCaatgcattttttattaaaccatCCTGAACTGAGAAAGGATATTACTGATACGTTAAAGTTAAGACAACATGATGCAGATGAAAGTGTACGATATGAAGTTGTTATGGCTATAGTGACTACTGCTAGAAGGGATTTTGAAGTGGTATCAGACAGTGAAGATTTATTAGAATTTGTTAAAGAAAGAACATTAGATAAAAag tTTAAAATCAGGAAAGAAGCAATGGCAGGATTAGCAATGATATATAAGAAACATTTGAATGATGCAGATGTACCGCAAGCTACGAAAAAGGCTGTTACTtggataaaagataaaatattacatggTTATTATATGGCAGGAATGGAAGATAGATTACTAGTAGAAAGATTACTAAACACTTGTTTGGTACCTTACCAACTACCAGCTGgcgaaagaatgaaaaagttGTATCATTTATTAGGTACAATTGATGATCATGCATCTAAAGCATTTGTAGAATTACAAAAGCATCAGCTTGC tgTACGAAGAGCAGTGGTTGAATGgttagaaattgtaaaaaagcCAGATGCCATGGTTGAACTTGTAGCTAAGATTCATCAGATATCTCGCTTTCTACCAGATCCTATGAAAGTTCAAGAATTTATACAAAAGTTCAGTGCTCACATGAGAAAAGACTCGGCCTTATTacaaggaatggaaacaataGTTCAACCAAATGTTTCTTGTAAAGAGTGTGCAGATACAATAAGTATGGTTCTTAAAAAATTGGGTCAACCTGTCATGACGAATTTGTATTACAACACAATAAAAATGCTATTGGAAAGAGTCAGTTCTGTAATGATCGATGAAGAAGCAATTAGG GTTTTAATCGGATATGTATTAGATTGCTTAAAAGGTGGCAATGTAATAGAAGAAGTTGGACTTAATCCGAACAATGCAGGTGAAAAGGGTTTAAGGTTACTCGTG ATGCTTTCATTTGTGTTTGGTCCACATTTTCTTCATAATGATATTTTGATGCAACTTGTCCATCTTTTGGAATTGGAAGATGAAATGGTAGCACCGTTGGTTCTTtcgatttttacatttttaggGAAATATAAACCTTTATGTGATGTTGCACCGGATATTATGAACCTTATGGTTccaatatgtaaaaattttgcAGAAACGGGAACACCAAAACAAGCAAAACAAGCTGTCAGGtgtttatttgttaatatgaCCAATATTCATGATACTATTTTCCctgaaattattgaaagaattaaaaatagtcTTACACCAACTTCAGAATATTATCGAACATCTATAGTTACATTAGGTCACATAGCTTATAATTTACCAGAAAAGTATCaagtacaaataaaaaatatggtGTCTAGGAAG ATAGTCAAGGAGTTATTAGTGAAAGAAAGCAGTGAACAAACTGCTGATACCATTGAGGGAGACTGGTGCAGGGAAGATCAATTACCTGAAGAAACGCGTTGTAGATTAGAAGGATTGAAGTGCATGGCACGCTGGTTACTAGGATTGAAGACTGATGTGCTCTCTGCGCAAAAAACGTTTAGAATGCTGAATGCATTTGTAGTAAACAAAGGAGATCTTTTGCAGCAGGGTCGTTTAAGTAAAGCAGAAATGAGTTGGTTGCGCTTACAAGCTGGTTGTTCAATGCTGAAGATTTGCGAACAAAAAGGTGTTGGTGATCAATTTACAGCAGAACAATTCTATAATTTATCCCAGCTCATGGTG GATGAAGTTCCACAAGTGAGGGAAGCTTTTGGTAGCAAATTACATAAAGGACTTGGAAGAGGAATTCCAAACAAGTGTTTGCCACTAGACTTTATGGGTTATTATGCGCTTGCTGGCAAAGAGCAggataaaagattaaaatgtGTTTTAAAAACTTATATGCAAactgatataaataaaaggagAGATTATGTTAAGACATTGTCATTGGGTACAGTGGAACGGGCCATGG gTCAACTGCCTCACATTCTTCCTGATTATATGCTAGTATTTGCAGTCCCTATTCTTGCACATGATCCTGAATTTACAAGTCATTTGATGGTTAATCAGTTGAAAGTGATACAACAATGTTTGTGGTTTATATTAGAACCCCTTATAacgaaaaatgaatattattgttatggtttttataaaaatctcatAGAACGAATGAAGAGTCATAAGGATGCTTTAAAACCTGAGgataataatatgaattat AAATTGTGGGCTGTTTGCGATTTGGCTATGAATGTGATATATACAAAAACGACAAATTTCGATATGAAAGAATTTCCAAGTGAAACACGAATTCCCACCATGTACTTCAAACGAGCGGATGAATTGCTGACTAACACTAGGAATTACTTACCTGCTGAAATGCAGATAAACATGTCGAGTCCTAAAGGAAAGGGTTCTCTTCATAATACACATTCTGTCAGTGAAAGACCACAACGTAGGGCTAAATCCAAACAACAGAAGGAAGTGGGCATTGGGCCGAACGAAACTGATGCAAGG CTGCAAATTGGAGAAGTGGAATGTATTGATGCGcag CCAGCGGAAGCATCGGAAACTAGAATTCAATTACCTGGTTTAGaggaagaa ATTGAAGAACCACCAGCAAAGAGGGCATTAAGAGAATCAgacaaagtaaataaataa